GATTGGTGTGCCCCAAACGTTTGAGTACTTGGACAAAATGCAGGATCGGGTAGTTAGCTTTATTTCCCGTCACTCCAAAGTTTCAGAAGAAAAGTTCCGTGAGCTTATGACCCGAACTGGTGAATTGACACGAGACATAGGAACCAATGTGATTGGCGTGGATGCGGTGAAATATGGATTAATTGATGAAGTCGGTGGTCTTGGTAGCGCGCTGAAAAAACTGAACGAACTGATCAAAGCGCAAAAAGGCGAGGAGAGTGTACTCCAATGATCTTATACTCCATCATTCCGATGGAAACGGTTTTTGAGAACATGGAGCAAGTCGAGAAACAAGAGCTGAAAGAGATAGCGGTGGGTCATGCCACGATGCTCATTGAGCAAACCGGACCGTTTGAAGGAAAAATCGTTAGGCTGATTAGTCCAGATCCACAAGATTACCTGAAGGAGCAGTACGCGCCCGGACAAAAAATTCAGTTTCAACCTGAATGGCTCGCCTAAGAAGTCCTGTATTTCTATGAATTTCCTGTGTTATACTAGTGATGTACGAACAGCAGCCGAACACGCGACGGCTGCCTTTTTTAACGAATAGGAATTTATAAAATAAATTCCGGAGCGCATGGAAACTTTCCGCCAAAATGCGGTCGCTCTACGTTCGGTACATAACGAGTATAATGACGAGGAGGAGGCGTGCCATTGAGTAGGAGAAAAAAAGAGCGTTCACAAGCGGCATTGGCCTCAGTTGTCAAAATAGAACTGCTGGGACTTCTCATCATCGTGCTGTCCTTGATCGGGCTATTGGAGAGTGGATGGCTGGGCAAAAATGTATTGGCATTTCTATTTCGGTTTATTGCGGGCTCATGGGATTTCATCATTCCTGTTCTGCTAATCGGTATGGCCATACATATGATGTTTACAAGAAAATCACCGAAGCTTTCTTACCGCGTCTTAGGGATAGCGCTTATTGGTGTGGCGATTTTGACCTGGGATCACATGATTTTGTACAAACAAATTACCGCAGATGGAAAATTTGCAGAGCAAAGCATTATTAAGGTTACATGGGACAGAATTTGGCTCGATCATGGTCAGAAAGTGTCCACCACTGGGGTAGGCGGGGGAATGATTGGTGCCCTGTTTTTTGCGGTGACAAATGGTCTTGTTGGAACCATTGGTACCGGACTCGTGATTGTTTTCCTTTTCCTCGTGGGACTGATGTTTCTGTTCAATCTTTCCTATGTAAACATTCTGATGTTTGCCAAGGACAAGCTCGCTTTGTTTTACGGAAAGGCGAAGAATACAGTGAAGGACTCTGTACAGCTTTTGCAGGAAGAGAGCGAGAAGCGAAAGAAAGAAGCAAAGGAAGCCGAAGAGGCTCGTAAGCCAAAGCAATCGGAGGCAGAGAACGAGGCGATTGCTGTTACGGCGTTGAAAGAGCAAAAATCTCATCCACAGCCTGCTCGTCAAGAGGAGGAAGCCCAGCAACTGAACGCCCCGTTAATTCGTGATTTTACGGATCGCATTGCATTGGAAGAAGATGAGGAACCGATTGGTCCTGGTCATCAAGCGAGAGCTGCA
The window above is part of the Brevibacillus antibioticus genome. Proteins encoded here:
- a CDS encoding YlzJ-like family protein, producing the protein MILYSIIPMETVFENMEQVEKQELKEIAVGHATMLIEQTGPFEGKIVRLISPDPQDYLKEQYAPGQKIQFQPEWLA